One region of Brassica napus cultivar Da-Ae unplaced genomic scaffold, Da-Ae ScsIHWf_262;HRSCAF=435, whole genome shotgun sequence genomic DNA includes:
- the LOC125601677 gene encoding pectinesterase 1-like, translated as MDSVTSFKGYGKVDEAQDLALKKKTRKRLILLTVSGVILVAVIIGAVVGTVVHNKNKNSTEPTPSSPPELTPSTSLKTICSVTRYPESCFNSISKLPSSNTTDPEVLFKLSLKVIIDELDGISDLPEKLSTETEDERIKSALRVCGNLIEDALDRLNDTVSSMDASEDGSKKTLNSSRINDLKTWLSATVTDHETCFDAIDELATNNTEYANSTITKQLKSAMSSSTEFASNSLAIVSKILAAISDFGIPIHGRRRLLMSQQPPEWARRRLLQTEGLKPDVTVAADGSGDVTTVNEAVAMVPKKSLKMFVIYVKAGRYVENVVMDKGKWNVMIYGDGKDKTIIAGGKNFIDGTPTYETATFAIQGKGFIMKDIAIINTSGAAKHQAVAFRSGSDFSVYYQCSFDGFQDTLYPHSNRQFYRNCDVTGTIDFIFGSAAVVFQDCKIMPRQPLGNQFNTITAQGKKDPNQNSGMSIQRCTISANGNVTAPTYLGRPWKDFSTTVIMETEIGPVVKATGWMSWVNGVDPPASIVYGEYKNTGPGSDVAMRVKWAGYKAVMTADEAAKFTVATLLHGGDWIPATGVTHQLS; from the exons ATGGATTCAGTGACATCCTTCAAAGGATATGGAAAAGTAGACGAAGCTCAAGATCTAGCGttaaagaagaagacaagaaaaCGTCTGATTCTCCTAACCGTCTCCGGCGTAATCCTCGTCGCGGTGATAATCGGCGCCGTGGTCGGCACCGTGGTCCACAACAAAAACAAGAACTCAACCGAGCCAACACCGAGCTCACCTCCCGAGTTAACACCATCCACATCGCTTAAAACCATTTGCAGCGTGACACGTTACCCCGAATCTTGCTTCAACAGTATCTCAAAGCTTCCATCTTCCAACACAACAGATCCAGAGGTTCTGTTTAAGCTctctttgaaggtaatcatcgACGAGCTCGATGGGATTTCCGATTTACCGGAGAAGCTATCGACGGAGACGGAGGACGAGAGGATCAAATCCGCGCTAAGGGTATGTGGGAATCTGATCGAAGACGCGTTAGATCGGCTCAACGACACCGTTTCGTCAATGGACGCGTCTGAAGACGGGAGCAAGAAGACTCTAAACTCATCGAGAATCAACGATCTCAAGACTTGGCTTAGCGCAACCGTGACGGATCACGAGACGTGTTTCGACGCGATAGACGAGTTAGCTACGAACAATACGGAGTACGCGAACTCGACGATCACGAAGCAGCTCAAATCCGCGATGAGCAGCTCCACCGAGTTCGCGAGCAACAGCCTGGCCATCGTGTCGAAGATCCTCGCCGCGATAAGCGACTTCGGGATTCCGATTCACGGAAGGAGACGGCTCTTGATGAGTCAGCAGCCCCCGGAGTGGGCGCGGCGGAGGCTGTTACAGACGGAGGGTCTGAAGCCTGATGTGACGGTGGCGGCTGATGGAAGCGGAGATGTGACTACGGTGAACGAAGCGGTGGCGATGGTGCCGAAGAAGAGCTTGAAGATGTTTGTGATCTATGTGAAAGCTGGGAGGTACGTTGAGAATGTGGTGATGGATAAGGGTAAGTGGAATGTTATGATCTACGGCGACGGGAAAGATAAAACTATTATCGCCGGCGGGAAGAACTTCATCGACGGGACTCCGACTTATGAAACGGCGACGTTTG CTATACAAGGCAAAGGATTTATAATGAAGGACATCGCGATCATAAACACCTCCGGAGCAGCGAAACACCAGGCGGTGGCGTTCCGATCAGGCTCCGACTTCTCCGTTTATTACCAATGCTCCTTCGACGGTTTCCAAGACACGCTCTACCCTCACTCCAACCGCCAGTTCTACCGCAACTGCGACGTCACCGGCACCATCGACTTCATCTTCGGAAGCGCCGCCGTGGTTTTCCAAGACTGCAAGATCATGCCACGTCAGCCTCTCGGGAACCAGTTCAACACCATAACGGCTCAGGGGAAGAAAGACCCGAACCAGAACTCAGGCATGTCGATCCAGCGATGCACTATCTCCGCCAACGGGAATGTGACCGCTCCGACGTATCTTGGCCGGCCGTGGAAGGATTTTTCCACGACGGTGATTATGGAGACGGAGATTGGACCGGTGGTTAAAGCTACCGGGTGGATGTCGTGGGTTAACGGCGTTGATCCGCCGGCGAGTATTGTGTACGGTGAGTACAAGAATACGGGTCCTGGTTCGGATGTGGCAATGAGAGTTAAATGGGCTGGGTATAAAGCGGTTATGACGGCGGATGAGGCAGCTAAGTTTACGGTGGCAACGCTTTTACATGGCGGTGATTGGATACCGGCCACGGGAGTGACCCATCAGCTATCTTGA
- the LOC125601681 gene encoding protein ALP1-like encodes MASSSHYHYHRGGDDNAFEGVFDDIFEDLEAIPEPKERKKRIFIERNREEGHNNLWNDYFSDTPTYPHNLFRRRFRMNKSLFLYIVHRLSTEVEYFKPKEDATGRSGLSPLQKCTAAIRQLAYGGGADPVDEYIRLAETTSRKCLHEFTAGIIHLFADEYLRRPTVEDLRRLLHEGEERGFPGMIGSIDCMHWEWKNCPTAWKGMYSRGTGKPTIVLEAVASYDLWIWHAFFGAPGTLNDLNILDRSPVFDEIINGKAPQVNYYVNGREYNLAYYLTDGIYPKWATFIQSIRLPQGAKNSLFATRQESVRKDVERAFGVLQARFAVVRNPSNLWDKNKISNIMRACLILHNMIVQDERNSDTLEEFQDDDFTFTVKKAKKPGNIIARRKEVRDPHIHQQLKEDLIEHIWDKFGHLPNYI; translated from the coding sequence atggcatcttcttcccattatcATTACCATAGAGGAGGTGATGATAATGCATTTGAAGGCgtatttgatgatatatttgaagATCTCGAAGCTATTCCCGAACCAAAAGAGCgaaaaaaacgtatttttatCGAGAGAAATCGGGAAGAAGGCCACAACAACctttggaatgattattttagcGACACTCCAACATATCCGCACAATTTGTTCCGCCGACGATTTCGAATGAACAAGTCAttgttcttatatattgtgCATCGTCTCTCTACTGAAGTTGAGTATTTTAAACCCAAAGAAGATGCAACCGGACGGTCTGGTTTATCGCCTCTCCAGAAATGTACCGCAGCAATTCGTcaattggcgtatggtggtggAGCTGATCCCGTAGACGAATATATACGACTTGCTGAAACAACATCTCGTAAATGTTTGCACGAATTTACCGCCGGAATAATCCACTTGTTTGCCGATGAATACCTCAGACGTCCCACAGTGGAGGATCTTCGGAGACTACTCCATGAGGGTGAAGAACGGGGATTTCCCGGAATgattggaagcatcgactgtatgcattgggagtggaagaattgccccACTGCCtggaaaggaatgtattcacgaggaaCCGGAAAACCAACAATTGTGTTGGAGGCCGTTGCTTCATAtgacctctggatatggcacgctTTCTTTGGCGCTCCAGGTACTTtgaacgatcttaatattctGGATagatcacctgtttttgatgaaattatTAACGGGAAAGCTCCCCAAGTAAACTACTATGTCAACGGAAGGGAATACAATTTGGCGTATTATCTGACAGATGGTATCTATCCAAAATGGGCGACTTTTATTCAGTCTATACGACTGCCACAGGGTgcaaaaaattctttatttgcTACGCGTCAAGAATCCGttcgaaaagatgtcgagcgggCCTTTGGGGTCCTCCAAGCTAGGTTCGCCGTTGTTAGAAATCCTTCTAATCTATgggataaaaacaaaatatcgaATATTATGCGAGCATGtctcatactccataatatgattgtccaAGATGAACGGAATTCAGATACTCTTGAAGAATTTCAAGATGACGATTTTACTTTTACCGTCAAAAAGGCTAAAAAACCCGGCAATATAATTGCTCGTCGTAAAGAAGTTCGGGATCCACATATCCATCAACAATTAAAAGAAGATTTGATTGAACATATATGGGATAAATTTGGACATCTTCCAAATTACATAtaa
- the LOC111208291 gene encoding uncharacterized protein LOC111208291, whose protein sequence is MKPIPCVSPLLSKLKRNRFTAVDLIRLNPLLLDPFLFALFPLRHRFSPPPNSFLWTSIQSRPKLGKVDINMGLHSYSQPSQSDDIFCNSEDGSFSEMEDLIRRDQAELSLHASSQVQYPPQPEVEFGIPQTCYCGAKPLLATSRTDPG, encoded by the exons ATGAAACCTATTCCGTGTGTTTCTCCTCTTTTGTCGAAACTGAAGCGAAATCGATTCACCGCTGTCGATCTGATTCGCCTCAATCCGCTTCTCCTCGATCCGTTTCTCTTCGCTCTGTTTCCTCTCCGACATCGATTCAGTCCACCTCCGAACAGTTTCCTTTGGACATCGATTCAGAGTCGACCCAAACTTGGGAAG GTAGACATAAACATGGGACTCCACAGCTACAGCCAGCCTTCGCAGTCTGACGATATATTTTGCAACTCAGAGGACGGTAGCTTCAGCGAGATGGAAGATCTCATTCGACGTGACCAAGCTGAGTTAAGCTTACACGCTAGTTCACAGGTTCAGTATCCTCCTCAACCAGAGGTTGAGTTTGGCATCCCACAAACTTGTTACTGCGGTGCTAAGCCTCTCCTTGCAACATCTCGGACTGATCCAGGTTAA
- the LOC125601683 gene encoding pectinesterase 2-like — MAPIKDLISKFSDFKNNKKLIISSAVLALVLFSAVVGIAVTKSNQTKNQKIPTLTPTSHAVLKSVCSSTLYPELCFSAVAATGKKLTSDKDVIEASLNLTTNAVKHNYFAVKKLITKRKGLTAREVTALHDCLEIIDETLDELHVALEDLDQYPKGKSLRKHADDLKTLISSAITNQGTCLDGFSYDKADRKLRKALLKGQVHVEHMCSNALAMIKNMTETDIANFELKDKSSSTNNRKLKEELTGDLDGEGWPNWLSIGDRRLLQGSTGVNADATVAADGSGDFTTVAAAVAAAPEKSNKRYVIHIKAGVYRENVEVSKKKKNIMFLGDGRGKTIITGKRNVVDGSTTFHSATVAAVGERFLARDITFQNTAGPSKHQAVALRVGSDFSAFYNCDMLAYQDTLYVHSNRQFFVKCHIAGTVDFIFGNAAAVLQDCVINARRPNSNQKNMVTAQGRSDPNQNTGIVIQNCKIGATSDLMAVKGSFSTYLGRPWKQYSRTVIMQSDISDVIRPEGWLEWSGDFALDTLTYREYLNRGAGSGTANRVKWKGYQVITNVTEAQQYTAGQFIGGEGWLGSTGFPFSLSL; from the exons ATGGCACCAATAAAAGATCTCATATCCAAGTTCTCAGATTTCAAGAACAACAAGAAACTTATTATCTCCTCCGCCGTCTTAGCTTTGGTGCTATTTTCCGCCGTCGTTGGAATCGCCGTAACAAAatctaaccaaaccaaaaaccaaaaaatcccAACGCTAACTCCTACATCACACGCCGTTTTAAAGTCCGTTTGCAGCTCAACCCTTTACCCGGAGCTCTGTTTCTCCGCCGTGGCAGCCACCGGGAAAAAGTTGACGTCAGATAAGGACGTCATTGAAGCGTCGCTGAACCTAACCACAAACGCCGTGAAACACAATTACTTCGCCGTCAAGAAGCTTATCACTAAAAGAAAAGGCTTGACGGCGCGTGAGGTAACAGCGCTTCATGATTGTTTGGAGATTATTGATGAGACGTTAGATGAGCTTCACGTGGCGCTGGAGGATCTTGATCAGTATCCTAAAGGAAAATCTCTGAGGAAACATGCTGATGATCTGAAAACCCTAATTAGCTCAGCCATTACTAACCAAGGGACTTGCCTTGACGGCTTCTCTTACGACAAAGCAGATCGGAAACTTCGCAAGGCCTTATTGAAGGGGCAG GTACATGTGGAGCACATGTGTAGTAACGCATTAGCAATGATCAAGAACATGACAGAAACCGACATAGCCAACTTCGAGCTGAAAGACAAGTCCAGCTCCACCAACAACCGCAAACTCAAAGAGGAGCTTACAGGCGACTTAGACGGAGAAGGCTGGCCAAACTGGTTATCCATCGGAGACAGAAGGCTTCTTCAAGGGTCAACGGGGGTTAATGCAGACGCCACGGTGGCGGCTGATGGAAGCGGTGACTTTACGACGGTTGCGGCGGCTGTAGCAGCTGCGCCGGAGAAGAGTAATAAGAGGTATGTGATACATATAAAAGCAGGAGTTTATAGAGAGAATGTGGAAgtgtcgaagaagaagaagaatataatGTTTTTAGGAGATGGTCGAGGAAAGACTATTATCACCGGAAAAAGAAACGTCGTTGATGGAAGCACCACTTTCCACTCAGCTACAGTTG CTGCCGTTGGTGAAAGATTCTTAGCGCGTGATATCACGTTCCAAAACACGGCTGGTCCGTCAAAGCATCAAGCTGTGGCTCTCCGGGTCGGGTCAGACTTCTCGGCTTTCTACAACTGTGACATGTTAGCTTATCAAGACACACTTTACGTTCACTCCAACCGTCAGTTCTTTGTCAAATGTCACATAGCTGGAACCGTTGATTTCATCTTCGGAAATGCAGCCGCGGTTTTACAAGACTGTGTTATAAACGCACGCAGACCGAACTCCAACCAGAAAAACATGGTCACGGCTCAGGGCCGGTCCGACCCGAACCAAAACACTGGTATTGTGATTCAGAACTGTAAGATTGGTGCCACGTCGGATCTTATGGCCGTGAAAGGAAGTTTTTCGACGTATCTTGGCCGTCCTTGGAAACAATATTCAAGGACAGTGATAATGCAGTCGGATATATCCGACGTGATCCGACCCGAAGGATGGCTTGAGTGGAGTGGAGATTTTGCGTTGGATACTCTGACTTATAGAGAGTATTTGAATAGAGGAGCAGGGTCTGGAACTGCAAATAGAGTAAAGTGGAAGGGTTATCAGGTGATTACAAATGTAACAGAGGCTCAGCAGTATACGGCTGGTCAGTTTATTGGTGGTGAAGGCTGGTTAGGTTCGACCGGTTTCCCTTTCTCGCTAAgtctttga